Proteins from a single region of Desulfuromonadales bacterium:
- a CDS encoding ribonuclease J, producing MDLDPLHPDAVRLLPLGGLGEIGLNMMALECRGRILLIDCGLMFPEAYMLGIDLVLPDISALAGRQQDIRALLLTHGHEDHIGAIPFLLEQLGNPPIYGTGLTIGLLQGKLEEHGLAQRASLNRVYPRQNIDLDPFQVEFYRAAHSIVDGAGLAIRTPAGLIVHTGDFKLDPTPVDGQPTDLGRLAAYGEEGVLLLMADSTNVEREGHTLSERTVGEAFAEIMPHCPGRIIVATFSSNIHRIQQVVDAALACGRKIFVNGRSMVTNTSIARQLGYLAIPDDALIELRQMRELPREQVLILTTGSQGEPMSALTRIAMDDHKQIALEAGDTVILSSKFIPGNEKAISELINHLYRRGAEVFYETTSEIHVSGHASREELKTVLALTRPRFFVPVHGEYRHLVKHAQLARQMGVAPEQAVVLENGRPLVVSCNGLRLEERVESGRIFVDGKGVGDVGVMQLRDRRHLANHGMVVVLLALNQKSGEILFGPELLTRGFVPENESAGYLEQARAAVREALAEHSLEAVTDWEEIRVEVRKALRRFFNRTLQRRPMILPVILEL from the coding sequence ATGGACCTCGACCCTCTGCATCCCGACGCCGTCCGCCTGCTCCCCCTCGGGGGGCTGGGCGAGATCGGTCTCAACATGATGGCTCTGGAGTGCCGTGGCCGGATTCTGCTGATCGACTGCGGACTGATGTTCCCGGAGGCCTACATGCTCGGGATCGATCTCGTCCTCCCCGACATTTCGGCGCTGGCCGGTCGGCAGCAGGATATCCGCGCGCTGCTGCTGACCCACGGCCACGAGGACCATATCGGCGCGATCCCCTTTCTGCTTGAGCAGCTCGGCAATCCGCCAATCTACGGCACCGGTCTGACCATCGGCCTGCTGCAGGGGAAACTGGAGGAGCACGGCCTGGCGCAGCGGGCGAGCCTCAACAGGGTCTACCCGCGCCAGAACATCGACCTCGATCCCTTCCAGGTGGAATTCTACCGCGCCGCCCACTCCATCGTCGACGGCGCCGGGCTGGCAATTCGCACCCCCGCCGGGCTCATTGTCCACACCGGCGACTTCAAGCTCGACCCGACGCCGGTAGACGGTCAGCCGACCGACCTCGGCCGCCTGGCGGCCTACGGCGAAGAGGGGGTACTGCTGCTGATGGCCGACTCCACCAACGTCGAGCGGGAGGGACATACCCTCTCGGAGAGGACGGTGGGTGAGGCCTTCGCCGAGATCATGCCGCACTGCCCCGGCCGCATCATCGTCGCCACCTTTTCCTCCAACATCCACCGCATCCAGCAGGTGGTCGATGCAGCGCTGGCCTGCGGCCGCAAAATCTTCGTCAACGGTCGCAGCATGGTGACCAACACCTCCATCGCCCGCCAGCTTGGCTACCTGGCCATTCCCGACGACGCCCTGATCGAGCTGCGCCAGATGCGGGAGTTGCCCCGCGAACAGGTGCTCATTCTGACCACCGGCAGCCAGGGGGAGCCAATGAGCGCCCTCACCCGCATCGCCATGGACGACCACAAGCAGATCGCGCTGGAAGCGGGGGACACCGTCATCCTCTCCTCGAAGTTCATCCCCGGGAACGAGAAGGCGATCAGTGAGCTCATCAATCATCTCTACCGGCGGGGCGCTGAAGTCTTCTACGAGACGACCAGCGAGATCCATGTCTCCGGCCACGCCAGCCGCGAGGAGCTCAAGACGGTTCTCGCCCTGACCCGCCCCCGCTTCTTCGTCCCGGTGCACGGTGAGTATCGCCACCTGGTCAAGCACGCACAGCTGGCCCGGCAGATGGGGGTGGCGCCGGAACAGGCGGTGGTGCTGGAAAACGGCCGGCCGCTGGTGGTTTCCTGCAACGGTCTGCGCCTGGAGGAGCGGGTGGAGTCAGGGCGGATCTTCGTTGACGGCAAGGGGGTCGGCGACGTCGGCGTCATGCAGCTGCGGGACCGGCGGCACCTGGCCAACCACGGCATGGTCGTCGTCCTGCTCGCCCTCAACCAGAAGAGCGGCGAGATCCTCTTCGGTCCCGAACTGCTGACCCGCGGCTTCGTTCCCGAGAATGAGAGCGCCGGCTACCTGGAGCAGGCCCGCGCCGCGGTGCGTGAGGCCCTCGCCGAGCACAGCCTTGAGGCGGTCACAGACTGGGAGGAGATTCGGGTGGAGGTGCGCAAGGCCTTACGTCGCTTCTTCAACCGCACGCTGCAGCGCCGGCCGATGATTCTGCCGGTGATTCTTGAACTCTGA
- a CDS encoding YebC/PmpR family DNA-binding transcriptional regulator: MAGHSKWANIKHRKGAQDAKRGKIFTKLIKEITIAAKIGGGDPGTNARLRTAIDKAKSENMPRDTIERAIKKGTGDLEGVNYEEGTFEGYGPGGVAVIVEFMTDNRTRTVADVRHIFSKHNGSLGVNGSVAFLFDRKGLISFSTDQDFDAIFEAALEVGAEDVKDEGDAYEVLTDPADFIEVREALATKGLKWETAEITMLPQTMVKLEGKPAEQMLKLMDKLEDNDDVQNVYANFDISDEEIEKVMG, from the coding sequence ATGGCAGGACACAGCAAGTGGGCCAACATCAAGCACCGCAAGGGCGCCCAGGACGCCAAACGCGGCAAAATCTTCACCAAACTGATCAAGGAGATCACCATTGCCGCCAAAATCGGCGGAGGTGACCCCGGGACCAACGCCCGCCTGCGTACCGCAATCGACAAGGCCAAGAGCGAAAACATGCCCAGGGACACCATAGAGCGGGCGATCAAAAAAGGGACCGGGGATCTCGAGGGGGTCAACTACGAGGAAGGAACCTTCGAGGGCTACGGCCCCGGCGGCGTCGCGGTCATCGTCGAGTTCATGACCGACAACCGTACCCGCACGGTAGCCGACGTGCGACACATTTTCAGCAAGCACAATGGCAGCCTCGGGGTGAATGGCTCAGTGGCCTTCCTGTTTGACCGCAAGGGCCTGATCTCCTTCTCCACCGACCAGGATTTCGATGCCATATTCGAAGCTGCCCTGGAAGTCGGTGCCGAGGACGTCAAGGACGAAGGGGATGCCTACGAGGTTCTCACCGACCCCGCCGACTTCATCGAAGTCCGGGAAGCCCTGGCAACCAAAGGCCTCAAATGGGAAACGGCGGAAATCACCATGCTCCCCCAGACCATGGTCAAGCTGGAGGGGAAACCGGCTGAACAGATGCTCAAGCTGATGGACAAGCTTGAAGACAACGACGACGTGCAGAATGTCTACGCCAATTTCGATATCTCCGACGAGGAAATCGAGAAGGTTATGGGATAA
- the ruvB gene encoding Holliday junction branch migration DNA helicase RuvB, translating to MSDRLISPATAGDDDRFDASLRPRTLNEYIGQTKAKENLQIFIDAARQRREALDHVLFYGPPGLGKTTLANIIAAEMGVSIKSTSGPVIEKPGDLAAVLTNLEAGDVLFIDEIHRLSPVVEEILYPAMEDYQLDIMIGQGPSARTIKLDIPRFTLVGATTRAGLLSSPLRDRFGVISRLEFYRHEELAVIVRRSAGILGIPVDEAGALEIARRSRGTPRIANRLLRRVRDFAQVKGDGGIDRALADMALTRLEVDNCGFDHMDRLLLLTIIDKFAGGPVGLETLAAAIGEEKDTIEDVIEPFLIQQGYLNRTPRGRTVTPEAYRHFQRRPGAGGEKTGVLFS from the coding sequence ATGTCCGACCGCCTGATTTCTCCTGCCACCGCCGGTGACGACGACCGTTTCGATGCATCCCTGCGTCCGCGCACCTTGAACGAGTACATTGGCCAGACCAAGGCCAAGGAAAACCTGCAGATTTTCATCGATGCGGCCCGCCAACGGCGGGAGGCCCTCGATCATGTCCTTTTTTACGGTCCGCCGGGCCTGGGGAAGACGACCCTGGCCAACATCATCGCCGCGGAGATGGGCGTCAGCATCAAGAGCACTTCCGGCCCGGTCATTGAGAAGCCGGGGGACCTGGCGGCCGTCCTCACCAATCTGGAGGCCGGCGACGTCCTTTTTATCGACGAAATTCACCGCCTCTCCCCGGTGGTTGAAGAGATCCTCTATCCGGCCATGGAGGACTACCAGCTCGACATCATGATCGGCCAGGGGCCATCGGCACGCACCATCAAGCTCGATATCCCCCGCTTCACCCTGGTGGGTGCAACCACCCGAGCCGGGCTGCTTTCCTCGCCGTTGCGGGACCGTTTCGGCGTCATCAGCCGCCTCGAATTCTACCGGCATGAGGAACTGGCCGTCATCGTCCGTCGCAGTGCCGGCATTCTCGGCATTCCTGTCGACGAGGCCGGCGCCCTGGAAATCGCCCGCCGCAGCCGCGGGACTCCGCGTATCGCCAACCGCCTGCTGCGGCGGGTCCGGGACTTCGCCCAGGTCAAAGGCGACGGCGGCATCGACCGCGCGTTGGCCGACATGGCTCTGACCCGTCTGGAAGTCGACAACTGCGGCTTCGACCACATGGACAGATTGCTGCTGCTGACCATCATCGACAAATTTGCCGGCGGTCCGGTGGGATTGGAAACACTGGCGGCGGCCATCGGCGAAGAGAAGGATACGATCGAGGACGTTATAGAGCCCTTCCTCATTCAGCAAGGCTATCTGAATCGCACCCCCCGGGGACGGACCGTCACTCCTGAGGCTTACCGCCATTTTCAGCGGCGGCCTGGCGCGGGAGGGGAAAAGACAGGGGTGCTCTTCTCCTGA
- a CDS encoding lysophospholipid acyltransferase family protein yields the protein MLRTLFFYLIFIPWTLFVILTGVPVSFLSPDYLHTYARFWARVGLFLAGVRLTVEGHEHLPLGAAVYMPNHQSNFDILALYAGLPVQFRWLAKEELFRIPLFGFAMRRTGYIPVDRSDHKKAIRSMTEAARRISEGTSVIVFPEGTRSPDGALLPFKKGGFVLAINAAAPIVPVAICGSHDVMPKYTRWIRGGHIRVTLFPAVPTAGTTPAGRDALMEAVRRPIAGALSEKL from the coding sequence ATGCTGCGCACCCTCTTTTTCTACCTCATTTTCATTCCCTGGACCCTCTTCGTCATCCTGACCGGCGTTCCCGTCTCCTTTCTCAGCCCCGACTACCTGCACACCTATGCCCGATTCTGGGCCCGGGTCGGCCTGTTCCTGGCCGGAGTGCGCCTGACGGTCGAGGGGCACGAACACCTGCCCCTGGGCGCCGCCGTCTACATGCCGAATCACCAGAGCAACTTCGACATCCTTGCCCTATACGCCGGGCTGCCGGTCCAGTTCCGCTGGCTGGCCAAGGAGGAACTCTTCCGCATCCCCCTGTTCGGCTTCGCCATGCGCCGCACCGGCTACATTCCCGTTGACCGCTCCGACCACAAGAAAGCGATCCGGAGCATGACGGAGGCGGCCCGGCGCATCAGCGAAGGGACCTCGGTCATCGTCTTTCCCGAAGGGACCCGCTCCCCGGACGGCGCCCTGCTCCCCTTCAAGAAGGGTGGCTTCGTGCTCGCCATCAACGCGGCAGCGCCGATCGTCCCGGTCGCCATCTGCGGCAGCCACGACGTCATGCCGAAGTACACCCGCTGGATCCGCGGCGGCCACATCCGGGTCACCCTTTTCCCCGCCGTTCCGACGGCCGGCACCACTCCCGCCGGGCGCGACGCGCTGATGGAAGCGGTGCGGCGGCCCATCGCCGGAGCGCTAAGTGAGAAGCTGTGA
- a CDS encoding single-stranded DNA-binding protein, with product MSVNKVILVGNLGKDPELRYTPAGAAVATFSLATSERYKDKSGEMQEKTEWHNIVAWRQLAEICGKFLHKGKQVYIEGRIQTRSYDDKDGNKRYITEIVADQMQMLGRAGEENGGQARSGGESRQSRPMAQAASRSTPAYEDFADPPFNPDDDIPF from the coding sequence ATGTCTGTCAACAAAGTGATCCTCGTCGGCAACCTCGGTAAAGACCCCGAACTGCGCTACACCCCTGCGGGTGCGGCGGTGGCGACCTTTTCGCTGGCCACCTCGGAGCGGTACAAGGACAAAAGCGGCGAGATGCAGGAGAAAACTGAGTGGCACAACATCGTCGCCTGGCGTCAGCTCGCCGAGATCTGCGGCAAGTTCCTGCACAAAGGGAAGCAGGTCTACATCGAGGGACGCATTCAGACGCGTTCTTACGATGACAAGGACGGCAACAAACGCTACATCACCGAGATCGTCGCCGACCAGATGCAGATGCTGGGGCGCGCCGGTGAGGAGAACGGCGGTCAGGCCCGTTCCGGCGGCGAGTCCCGCCAGAGCCGTCCGATGGCGCAGGCTGCTTCAAGGAGCACTCCCGCCTACGAGGATTTCGCGGATCCCCCGTTCAATCCCGACGACGACATTCCGTTTTAA
- the ruvC gene encoding crossover junction endodeoxyribonuclease RuvC, protein MRILGIDPGTRITGYGLIEKQGNRLVHLDNGAICTRSGDELPLRLKAIHDSLTRLIAEFAPEAVAVEQIFVSRNVLSALKLGHARGVALLAGVNAGLPVHEYTAMQVKSAVVGYGKAAKPQVQQMVRALMNLPEIAQEDASDALAVAICHAHSCGLAGRLQAAARRC, encoded by the coding sequence ATGAGAATTTTAGGGATCGACCCCGGCACCCGGATCACCGGTTACGGCCTCATCGAGAAGCAGGGCAACCGACTGGTCCATCTTGACAACGGGGCCATCTGCACCCGCAGCGGCGATGAACTGCCGCTGCGCTTGAAGGCTATTCACGACAGCCTGACCCGGCTCATCGCCGAGTTCGCCCCGGAGGCAGTAGCCGTCGAGCAGATATTCGTCTCCCGCAACGTGCTTTCCGCCCTCAAGCTCGGTCATGCTCGCGGAGTCGCCCTGCTGGCGGGCGTAAACGCCGGATTGCCGGTGCACGAATACACCGCCATGCAGGTCAAGAGTGCGGTCGTCGGCTACGGCAAGGCGGCCAAACCGCAGGTGCAGCAGATGGTTCGGGCGCTGATGAATCTGCCGGAAATCGCTCAGGAGGATGCTTCCGACGCCTTGGCCGTGGCCATCTGTCACGCCCACAGCTGCGGACTGGCGGGCCGTCTTCAGGCGGCGGCCAGACGCTGCTGA
- the ruvA gene encoding Holliday junction branch migration protein RuvA, with the protein MIALLSGHLAYKSFDHVIIDVGGVGYRLLIPLSTYYALPEEGDVRLHVHTHVREDAIHLFGFLTVAEKELFGQLLAVSGVGPKLAVNILSHIPAGDLRTALAAGDVKRLSALPGIGKKTAERLVLELKEKILKAGPPAPRTPLAGAPTLPADPLEDILSALINLGYKENQARKVLESLEIPTGASLEEVLKGALRVLVR; encoded by the coding sequence ATGATTGCACTACTCTCCGGACACCTTGCCTACAAGTCTTTCGATCATGTCATCATCGACGTCGGCGGGGTCGGGTATCGTCTGCTCATCCCCCTTTCCACCTATTATGCCCTGCCGGAGGAAGGCGACGTCCGTCTGCACGTCCACACTCACGTCCGGGAGGATGCCATCCACCTGTTCGGCTTCCTGACTGTCGCAGAGAAGGAACTGTTCGGCCAGTTGCTGGCTGTCTCTGGCGTCGGGCCGAAGCTGGCAGTGAACATTCTCTCCCACATTCCCGCCGGCGACCTCCGGACGGCCCTGGCCGCTGGCGACGTGAAGCGACTCTCCGCCCTGCCGGGAATCGGCAAAAAAACCGCCGAACGGCTGGTGCTGGAGCTCAAGGAAAAAATCCTGAAAGCCGGCCCGCCGGCACCCCGGACGCCGCTTGCCGGCGCCCCAACGCTGCCAGCCGACCCTCTCGAAGACATCCTGTCCGCCCTGATCAACCTCGGCTACAAGGAGAACCAGGCACGCAAGGTCCTTGAATCCCTCGAAATCCCTACCGGCGCATCCCTGGAAGAAGTTCTCAAGGGTGCCCTTAGAGTCCTGGTACGATAA